In Nocardia asteroides, a single genomic region encodes these proteins:
- a CDS encoding GntR family transcriptional regulator has translation MSRAADSEIVRTLTPTSVPEQVAKEIRRSILSGRLRPGQSFSLREIAGQLGVSFIPVREALRDLEAKGLVITSPGKSAMVAPLSHDDVHGIYRLRRQIEPEIAGRAAGLLRDDDFARLEDHLAMLADAALGIDEVYEAHHAFHLGLLRPAATTWDVLILERLWRAAERYVRLAFAGRDSDPEEPHRRWCAHNDLLVATRTRDARKVAAATRKHLAGNEQIALRALDPIAP, from the coding sequence ATGAGCCGGGCGGCCGACAGCGAGATCGTACGAACGCTCACCCCGACCTCGGTGCCCGAGCAGGTGGCCAAGGAGATTCGGCGCTCGATCCTCTCGGGCCGGTTGCGGCCGGGGCAATCGTTCTCGCTGCGCGAGATCGCCGGGCAGCTCGGCGTGAGCTTCATCCCGGTCCGCGAAGCGCTGCGCGACCTCGAAGCAAAGGGGCTGGTCATCACCAGCCCCGGCAAGAGCGCGATGGTCGCGCCGCTGTCCCACGATGATGTGCACGGCATCTACCGGCTACGTCGCCAGATCGAGCCCGAAATCGCCGGTCGCGCAGCCGGACTGCTGCGCGACGACGACTTCGCCCGGCTCGAGGATCACCTGGCGATGCTCGCCGACGCAGCGCTGGGCATCGATGAGGTCTACGAAGCCCATCACGCCTTCCACCTCGGCTTGCTGCGTCCCGCGGCCACCACGTGGGATGTGCTGATCCTCGAACGGCTCTGGCGCGCCGCCGAGCGGTACGTGCGGCTGGCGTTCGCCGGACGGGATAGCGATCCGGAGGAGCCGCATCGGCGGTGGTGCGCCCACAACGATCTGCTGGTGGCGACCCGGACTCGCGACGCGCGCAAGGTCGCCGCGGCGACCCGCAAGCACCTGGCCGGCAACGAGCAGATCGCCCTGCGCGCGCTCGATCCGATTGCGCCGTAG
- a CDS encoding acetyl/propionyl/methylcrotonyl-CoA carboxylase subunit alpha, which translates to MTGSDRRISKVLVANRGEIAVRVIRAAKDAGLGSVAVYAEPDADAPFVKLADEAFALGGQTSAESYLVFDKILDAAARSGADAIHPGYGFLSENADFAQAVLDAGLIWIGPSPQSIRDLGDKVTARHIAERAKAPMAAGTKDPVKNADEVVEFAKQYGVPVAIKAAYGGGGRGMKVAHTIEEIPELFESATREAIAAFGRGECFVEQYLDKARHVEAQVIADTHGNVVVAGTRDCSLQRRFQKLVEEAPAPFLSDAVRAQIHESAKRICKEAGYYGAGTVEYLVQGETVSFLEVNTRLQVEHPVTEETAGIDLVRQQFRIANGDALEITEDPTPRGHAIEFRINGEDAGRGFLPAPGPVAVYKEPTGPGVRVDSGVVQGSVIGGQFDSMLAKLIVTGENRTQALERARRALAEYQVEGLATVIPFHRAVIDDPAFIGDGTSFDVYTKWIENEWNNTVEPYTPGAPAEEEDEEPRQKVVVEVGGRRVEVSLPGSFSLGDGAPAAGNGVVRKKPKPRKRGGAAGGAASGDAVTAPMQGTVVKVAVEEGQSVEVGDLIAVLEAMKMENPVNAHKAGVVTGLSVEAGAAITQGTVLAEIT; encoded by the coding sequence TTGACCGGTTCAGACCGAAGAATCTCGAAGGTACTCGTCGCCAATCGAGGCGAGATCGCGGTGCGCGTTATCCGGGCGGCCAAGGATGCCGGCCTCGGCAGCGTCGCTGTCTACGCGGAACCCGACGCCGACGCGCCCTTCGTGAAGCTCGCCGACGAAGCCTTCGCTTTGGGCGGGCAGACCTCGGCCGAGTCGTACCTGGTGTTCGACAAGATCCTCGACGCCGCGGCCCGCTCGGGCGCCGATGCCATCCACCCCGGCTACGGCTTCCTCTCGGAGAACGCCGACTTCGCCCAGGCCGTCCTCGATGCCGGGCTGATCTGGATCGGGCCCTCCCCGCAGTCGATCCGCGACCTGGGTGACAAGGTCACCGCCCGCCACATCGCCGAGCGCGCGAAGGCGCCGATGGCCGCGGGCACCAAGGACCCGGTCAAGAACGCCGACGAGGTCGTGGAGTTCGCGAAGCAGTACGGCGTGCCGGTGGCGATCAAGGCCGCCTACGGCGGTGGCGGGCGCGGCATGAAGGTCGCCCACACCATCGAGGAGATCCCGGAGCTGTTCGAGTCCGCGACCCGCGAGGCGATCGCGGCGTTCGGGCGCGGTGAGTGCTTCGTCGAGCAGTACCTGGACAAGGCGCGGCACGTCGAGGCGCAGGTCATCGCCGACACCCACGGCAACGTCGTGGTCGCGGGCACCCGCGACTGCTCGCTGCAGCGCCGCTTCCAGAAGCTGGTCGAAGAGGCTCCCGCGCCGTTCCTCTCCGACGCGGTGCGCGCCCAGATCCACGAGTCCGCCAAGCGGATCTGCAAGGAGGCCGGCTACTACGGTGCTGGCACCGTGGAGTACCTGGTCCAGGGCGAGACCGTGTCCTTCCTCGAGGTCAACACCCGCCTGCAGGTCGAGCACCCCGTCACCGAGGAGACCGCCGGCATCGACCTGGTGCGCCAGCAGTTCCGCATCGCCAACGGCGACGCCCTCGAGATCACCGAGGACCCCACCCCGCGCGGGCACGCCATCGAGTTCCGGATCAACGGCGAGGACGCCGGGCGCGGCTTCCTGCCCGCCCCCGGCCCGGTCGCGGTCTACAAAGAGCCCACCGGCCCCGGCGTCCGCGTCGACTCCGGCGTGGTGCAGGGCAGTGTGATCGGCGGCCAGTTCGACTCCATGCTGGCCAAGCTCATCGTCACCGGCGAGAACCGCACCCAGGCACTCGAACGGGCGCGGCGCGCGCTGGCGGAGTACCAGGTCGAGGGGCTGGCCACGGTCATCCCGTTCCACCGCGCGGTTATCGACGACCCCGCCTTCATCGGCGACGGCACCTCCTTCGACGTCTACACCAAGTGGATCGAGAACGAGTGGAACAACACCGTCGAGCCCTACACCCCAGGCGCCCCCGCCGAGGAAGAAGACGAAGAGCCGCGGCAGAAGGTGGTCGTCGAGGTCGGCGGACGCCGGGTCGAGGTCTCACTGCCCGGTAGCTTCTCCCTCGGCGACGGCGCACCCGCCGCCGGTAACGGCGTCGTCCGCAAGAAGCCCAAGCCGCGCAAGCGCGGCGGGGCCGCCGGTGGCGCCGCCTCCGGTGACGCGGTCACCGCGCCAATGCAGGGCACCGTGGTCAAGGTCGCCGTCGAAGAGGGACAGTCGGTCGAGGTCGGGGATCTGATCGCCGTGCTCGAGGCCATGAAGATGGAGAACCCCGTCAACGCGCACAAGGCCGGGGTCGTCACCGGGCTCTCCGTCGAGGCCGGGGCCGCGATCACCCAGGGCACTGTCCTGGCGGAGATCACATAG
- a CDS encoding acyl-CoA carboxylase subunit epsilon — protein MTASHSHPIRLNGRPSDEEVAAILLCLSAVPAPLPPVVQDRWGSPADLLRSEMSLLRGDLGGFPLAW, from the coding sequence GTGACGGCCTCGCACTCGCATCCGATCCGGCTGAACGGGCGCCCCTCCGACGAGGAGGTCGCCGCGATCCTGCTGTGTCTGTCCGCCGTACCGGCACCGCTCCCGCCCGTTGTGCAAGACCGCTGGGGCAGCCCCGCCGACCTGTTGCGCTCCGAAATGTCCCTGCTCCGAGGCGATCTCGGCGGCTTTCCGCTCGCGTGGTGA
- a CDS encoding acyl-CoA carboxylase subunit beta — translation MTVTEEPVHSGSRTTAGKLAELHWRLAHARVPSGRSAVDRVHAKGKMTARERILALLDEGSFVELDALARHRSVNFGLDKNRPLGDGVVTGYGTVDGRDVCIFSQDVTVFGGSLGEVYGEKIVKVMDLALKTGRPLVGINEGAGARIQEGVVSLGLYGEIFHRNIQASGVIPQISLIMGPAAGGHVYSPALTDFVVMVDQTSQMFVTGPDVIKTVTGEDVTMEDLGGAHTHMVKSGVAHYVASGEQDALDYVKDLLSYLPSNNRAEAPRFPATDPVTGAIEDSLTEEDLELDSLIPDSPNQPYDMHEVIRRLLDDDEFLEVQAERAMNIIVGFGRIDGRSVGIVANQPTQFAGCLDIDASEKAARFVRTCDAFNVPIVTLVDVPGFLPGTGQEYNGIIRRGAKLLYAYGEATVGKITVITRKAYGGAYDVMGSKHLGADVNLAWPTAQIAVMGASGAIGFVYRKKLADAAADGSDVDALRLELQNEYEDTLVNPYVAAERGYVDAVIPPSHTRGQIVSALRLLERKMVSLPPKKHGNIPL, via the coding sequence GTGACCGTCACCGAAGAGCCGGTGCATTCCGGTAGCCGCACCACCGCGGGCAAGCTCGCCGAACTGCACTGGCGGCTCGCCCACGCGCGTGTGCCTTCCGGACGCTCTGCCGTCGACAGGGTGCATGCCAAGGGCAAGATGACGGCCCGTGAGCGGATCCTGGCCCTGCTGGACGAGGGCTCGTTCGTCGAGCTCGACGCGCTGGCCAGGCATCGGAGCGTGAACTTCGGGCTGGACAAGAACCGCCCGCTCGGCGACGGTGTGGTCACCGGCTACGGCACCGTCGACGGGCGTGATGTCTGCATCTTCAGCCAGGACGTGACCGTCTTCGGTGGCAGCCTGGGCGAGGTCTACGGCGAGAAGATCGTCAAGGTCATGGATCTCGCGCTCAAGACCGGGCGCCCGCTGGTCGGGATCAACGAGGGCGCGGGCGCGCGGATCCAGGAGGGTGTGGTCTCGCTCGGGCTCTACGGCGAGATCTTCCACCGCAATATCCAGGCCTCCGGGGTGATCCCGCAGATCTCGCTGATCATGGGCCCGGCCGCGGGCGGGCACGTCTACTCCCCCGCGCTGACCGACTTCGTGGTGATGGTCGATCAGACCAGCCAGATGTTCGTCACCGGCCCCGACGTCATCAAGACCGTCACCGGCGAGGACGTCACCATGGAGGATCTGGGCGGCGCCCACACCCACATGGTCAAGTCCGGCGTCGCGCACTACGTCGCCTCCGGCGAGCAGGACGCCCTGGACTACGTCAAGGACCTGCTGTCCTACCTGCCGAGCAACAACCGCGCCGAGGCCCCGCGCTTCCCCGCGACCGACCCGGTCACCGGGGCCATCGAGGACTCGCTCACCGAGGAGGATCTCGAGCTCGACTCGCTGATCCCGGACTCGCCGAACCAGCCCTATGACATGCACGAGGTCATCCGCCGGCTGCTCGACGACGACGAGTTCCTCGAGGTCCAGGCCGAGCGCGCGATGAACATCATCGTCGGCTTCGGCCGCATCGACGGGCGCAGCGTCGGGATCGTGGCGAATCAGCCCACCCAGTTCGCCGGCTGCCTCGATATCGACGCCTCGGAAAAGGCCGCGCGGTTCGTGCGGACCTGCGACGCGTTCAACGTCCCGATCGTCACCCTGGTCGACGTGCCCGGGTTCCTGCCCGGTACCGGCCAGGAGTACAACGGCATCATCCGGCGCGGGGCGAAGCTGCTCTACGCCTACGGCGAGGCCACTGTGGGCAAGATCACGGTCATCACCCGCAAGGCCTACGGCGGGGCCTACGACGTCATGGGCTCCAAGCACCTCGGCGCCGACGTGAACCTGGCCTGGCCCACCGCCCAGATCGCCGTCATGGGCGCCTCGGGCGCCATCGGCTTCGTCTACCGCAAGAAGCTCGCCGACGCCGCCGCCGACGGCTCCGACGTCGATGCGCTGCGGCTCGAGCTGCAGAACGAGTACGAGGACACCCTCGTGAACCCGTACGTGGCGGCCGAGCGCGGTTATGTGGACGCGGTCATCCCGCCCTCGCACACCCGCGGCCAGATCGTCTCCGCGCTGCGACTGCTCGAGCGCAAGATGGTCAGCCTCCCGCCGAAGAAGCACGGCAACATCCCGCTGTGA